From Chryseobacterium joostei, the proteins below share one genomic window:
- the radA gene encoding DNA repair protein RadA — translation MAKLKTAYFCQNCGTQYSQWMGQCKNCGEWNTLVEEVVEKTSHKAVPFSKTKQHVINIIEVETSEEPRIKTPSEELNRVLGGGIVLGSVTLIGGEPGIGKSTLLLQLALKMKKKVFYVSGEESASQIKMRADRLTDIQNPNCFLFTETSLEKILHEAKKLEPDFMIIDSIQTLQSQLIESSPGTVSQIRECSNEIIKYAKENSIPVFLVGHITKDGQIAGPKVLEHMVDVVLNFDGDRNHLFRLLRANKNRFGSTSEIGIYEMISQGLKEIKNPSEILITKKFEELSGNSVAVTLEGNRPMLLEIQALVSTAVYGTPQRSSTGFDSKRLNMLLAVLEKRAGFQLGAKDVFLNITGGIKTDDPALDLAVIASVLSSSEDIAISEHYCFAGEIGLSGEIRPVAQVEQRITEAEKLGYEKIFVSNLNKIPKRKFGIKIEEVSKIEDFHERLF, via the coding sequence ATGGCAAAACTGAAAACGGCATATTTCTGTCAAAACTGCGGAACACAATATTCTCAATGGATGGGACAATGCAAAAATTGTGGAGAATGGAACACCTTGGTGGAAGAAGTTGTAGAAAAGACCTCTCATAAGGCTGTACCATTCTCAAAAACCAAGCAGCATGTCATCAATATCATCGAGGTAGAAACCAGTGAGGAACCGAGAATAAAAACTCCATCTGAAGAGCTGAACCGTGTTCTAGGAGGCGGAATTGTATTAGGTTCTGTTACCTTAATCGGTGGTGAACCCGGAATCGGAAAATCTACTCTTCTGTTGCAGCTTGCCTTAAAAATGAAGAAGAAAGTCTTCTATGTTTCAGGGGAAGAAAGCGCTTCTCAGATTAAAATGAGAGCGGATAGACTAACGGATATTCAAAACCCAAACTGTTTTCTTTTCACAGAAACTTCACTTGAAAAAATTCTTCACGAAGCCAAAAAACTGGAACCGGATTTTATGATCATCGATTCCATCCAGACGCTTCAGTCACAACTTATAGAAAGTTCTCCGGGAACTGTATCTCAAATTAGAGAGTGTTCCAATGAAATTATTAAATATGCTAAGGAGAACAGTATTCCTGTATTTCTGGTAGGTCACATTACCAAAGACGGTCAAATTGCGGGACCAAAAGTACTGGAACACATGGTGGATGTGGTTTTGAACTTTGACGGAGACCGAAATCACCTTTTTAGATTACTGAGAGCCAATAAAAACCGTTTTGGATCCACTTCTGAAATCGGAATCTACGAAATGATTTCCCAAGGATTAAAGGAAATTAAAAATCCATCTGAAATTCTTATCACAAAGAAGTTTGAGGAACTTTCGGGAAATTCAGTGGCAGTAACTCTGGAAGGAAACAGACCTATGCTTTTGGAAATACAGGCGCTGGTAAGTACTGCTGTTTATGGTACCCCACAAAGGAGTTCTACCGGATTTGACTCAAAAAGGCTGAATATGCTGTTGGCTGTACTGGAAAAAAGAGCAGGTTTTCAACTGGGAGCAAAGGATGTCTTCCTTAATATTACGGGAGGGATAAAAACTGATGATCCAGCTTTGGATTTAGCGGTCATTGCATCTGTTCTTTCGTCTAGTGAAGACATTGCCATTTCTGAACATTACTGTTTTGCAGGAGAGATTGGATTAAGCGGAGAAATTCGTCCGGTTGCCCAAGTTGAACAGAGAATTACCGAAGCTGAAAAATTAGGGTATGAAAAGATATTCGTTTCTAATCTTAATAAAATTCCGAAAAGAAAATTTGGGATTAAGATTGAGGAAGTAAGTAAAATTGAAGATTTCCATGAAAGACTTTTTTAG
- a CDS encoding class I SAM-dependent methyltransferase — MMKTNIREYYSNLAESYDDNRFGNSYGKYIDQQERSFLTSFFQNKKYTKVLDLGCGTGRLLNFATHGTDFSENMLNVARQKYPEKILDVGEISKIPFHSEFECIFCFHVIMHQNQEETKAFLNECHQKLSKNGTLIFDYPLKTRKKAVSPQADWHAGNSFSPSEISQISKDRWKVKNTTGILFFPIHRLPKAVRKFFLPLDILLCRTFLKNWASYHITVLEKI; from the coding sequence ATGATGAAAACAAATATCCGGGAATATTACAGCAACCTCGCAGAATCCTACGATGACAATCGTTTTGGGAATTCCTATGGAAAATATATTGATCAACAGGAAAGATCATTTTTAACCTCATTTTTTCAGAATAAAAAATACACTAAGGTTCTGGATTTGGGATGCGGAACAGGCCGATTGCTCAACTTTGCTACTCATGGAACAGATTTCAGCGAGAACATGCTGAACGTTGCACGACAAAAATATCCTGAAAAAATTCTGGATGTAGGAGAAATATCTAAGATCCCTTTTCACAGTGAGTTTGAGTGTATTTTCTGTTTTCATGTGATTATGCACCAAAATCAGGAAGAGACAAAAGCATTTTTAAATGAATGTCATCAGAAATTAAGTAAAAACGGAACTTTAATTTTCGATTATCCATTGAAAACCAGAAAAAAAGCTGTTTCTCCACAGGCGGATTGGCATGCAGGAAATAGTTTTTCACCTTCAGAAATTTCACAAATATCAAAAGACAGATGGAAAGTTAAAAATACAACAGGAATTCTCTTTTTTCCAATTCACAGATTGCCAAAAGCGGTAAGAAAATTCTTTTTGCCACTGGATATTCTACTTTGCAGGACTTTCCTGAAAAACTGGGCGTCTTATCATATTACCGTTTTAGAAAAGATATGA
- a CDS encoding VanW family protein, with product MKQQLKNWIPHSWKLQIKLLQRYVDERKNNHSYPKKYLSENIGEHSIKIQQIIKKGAFHHNKIHNLKVVGNKINNLVIHPGEVFSFWKIIGKPSKKNDFKEGRNLIKNNISSDVGGGICQFSSILYFMALQSGLKILERFPHSIDIYKEEERFTPLGSDCTVVYGYKDLQIQNILPFPVQIKCMINDDELYLSLISPKELRVQEVEFKYFETEKGVWVETLSNSKTLFKNFYIRL from the coding sequence ATGAAACAACAACTAAAAAACTGGATTCCTCATTCATGGAAACTACAGATAAAGCTTTTGCAACGGTATGTTGATGAAAGGAAAAATAACCATTCTTATCCTAAGAAATATCTTTCGGAAAATATTGGTGAACATTCCATTAAAATCCAGCAAATCATTAAAAAAGGAGCGTTTCATCATAACAAAATTCATAATTTAAAAGTTGTAGGAAATAAGATTAATAATCTGGTGATTCATCCCGGTGAGGTATTTTCATTTTGGAAAATAATTGGAAAACCTAGTAAAAAAAACGATTTTAAAGAGGGAAGAAATTTAATAAAAAATAATATTTCAAGTGATGTTGGTGGCGGAATATGTCAGTTTTCTTCAATTTTATATTTTATGGCTCTTCAGTCAGGATTAAAGATTTTGGAAAGATTCCCTCATTCTATAGATATCTATAAAGAAGAAGAACGTTTTACGCCTTTGGGTTCAGACTGTACGGTGGTTTATGGCTATAAGGATCTGCAGATTCAGAATATTTTACCATTTCCTGTTCAAATTAAATGCATGATTAATGATGACGAGCTTTACCTCAGCCTGATTTCGCCCAAAGAATTAAGGGTACAGGAAGTTGAATTTAAATATTTTGAAACAGAAAAAGGGGTTTGGGTGGAAACCTTAAGCAATAGTAAAACTTTGTTTAAAAATTTCTATATTCGTTTATGA
- a CDS encoding acyl carrier protein phosphodiesterase, whose product MNYLAHSFLTFTDGQIVGQFLEDFIRNKDRFSFPKDIQDGITLHRAIDTFTDSHPAIHEAKKVFAPLVRLYAGAFVDVSMDYFVANDLSLNSLTEWKAHSLRVYKVLNSNEEWLPENFKKMLVKMEHDDWLYNYREDWGIKFSIQNVLNKAQYLDKDIPVFEAFLENKTFLQKCYDDFFPDLLAHAKEINILIQLEN is encoded by the coding sequence ATGAATTATTTGGCTCATTCCTTTCTCACTTTTACCGACGGACAAATTGTTGGTCAGTTTCTGGAAGACTTTATCCGAAACAAGGATCGATTTTCTTTCCCTAAGGATATTCAGGATGGAATTACCCTTCACAGAGCTATTGACACATTTACCGACTCCCACCCTGCTATTCATGAGGCTAAAAAGGTTTTCGCACCCTTGGTAAGACTGTATGCCGGAGCATTTGTAGATGTCTCTATGGATTATTTTGTTGCCAATGATCTTTCCCTAAATTCCCTTACAGAATGGAAAGCACATTCTCTCCGTGTTTACAAAGTATTGAATTCGAATGAAGAATGGCTACCTGAGAACTTCAAAAAAATGCTGGTGAAAATGGAACATGATGACTGGTTGTATAATTATCGTGAAGATTGGGGCATTAAGTTCAGTATTCAAAATGTTCTGAATAAGGCTCAATATCTGGATAAGGACATTCCTGTTTTTGAGGCATTTTTAGAAAACAAAACATTTCTTCAGAAATGCTATGATGATTTTTTTCCAGATCTCTTGGCACACGCTAAAGAAATCAATATCTTGATTCAACTGGAGAACTAA
- a CDS encoding DUF6702 family protein gives MFNKVFFSFFLCLTVIFQSFVESKAVHPYHVGSVEINYNSKSKTFEVTGHFFLDDTENGLSKKYGGSFHFNDERYKTKLNEYLQKYCQEYFKLKADNKFLKINYIGYEEDQESVNVFLESEPVASPKKIETAVSFLYNLFDDQINIVHIIVNGERKSEKLSYPNRYLYKQF, from the coding sequence ATGTTTAATAAAGTTTTTTTCTCATTTTTTTTATGTCTTACGGTTATCTTTCAAAGCTTTGTAGAGAGTAAAGCTGTTCATCCCTATCATGTAGGGTCTGTGGAGATCAATTATAATTCAAAATCCAAAACCTTTGAAGTGACGGGGCATTTTTTTCTGGATGATACGGAAAATGGATTGAGCAAAAAATATGGTGGATCTTTTCACTTTAATGATGAAAGATATAAAACTAAACTCAATGAATACCTGCAAAAGTATTGTCAGGAATACTTTAAGCTAAAGGCAGACAATAAATTTTTAAAAATAAATTACATAGGATATGAGGAAGATCAGGAATCTGTAAATGTCTTTCTCGAGTCAGAGCCAGTCGCCAGTCCCAAAAAAATAGAAACAGCAGTAAGTTTTCTGTATAATCTATTTGATGATCAGATTAATATTGTCCATATTATTGTGAATGGAGAGAGGAAAAGTGAAAAGTTATCTTATCCCAACCGATATCTTTATAAGCAGTTTTAG